The following are encoded in a window of Bradyrhizobium guangdongense genomic DNA:
- a CDS encoding DUF2846 domain-containing protein, whose protein sequence is MKSKVGALALLLVGFLLASCASPRGLDEPPLQLPPLRPGLGRVYFIRPGEFAGYAVQPEIRMNNEVVGRSVPGGFTFVDRPPGKYVVTTTTEVENAVTFQLAAGETKYIKTAVSAGILVGHVTPTLEFPEQGQSDIGRLRYVGPQF, encoded by the coding sequence ATGAAGTCGAAGGTCGGGGCGCTGGCCCTTTTGCTTGTCGGATTTTTGTTGGCGAGTTGCGCGAGCCCACGAGGCCTTGATGAACCGCCTCTCCAACTTCCACCGCTAAGGCCAGGTCTTGGCAGAGTTTACTTCATCCGGCCTGGCGAATTTGCCGGGTACGCTGTTCAACCCGAGATTCGGATGAACAACGAAGTGGTCGGCAGGTCGGTGCCTGGCGGGTTCACTTTTGTCGATCGTCCCCCGGGGAAATACGTCGTGACAACGACAACCGAAGTCGAAAACGCGGTGACGTTCCAATTAGCCGCGGGGGAGACGAAATACATCAAGACGGCCGTGTCGGCCGGCATCCTTGTCGGCCATGTCACGCCGACGCTTGAATTTCCTGAGCAAGGACAATCCGACATCGGCCGTCTCAGATATGTCGGCCCCCAATTCTGA
- a CDS encoding YciI family protein, which yields MLYAILCYHDEDFVGSWSKDQDEAVMKKLAVVQEKLTQQGRLGPVARLLPTTAAATLRKEDPPLVLDGPYAETKEQLLGFYIVDCKNLDDALDVARDLGAANPGGAYEVRPVGVFRPGGISA from the coding sequence ATGCTTTATGCGATCCTTTGCTATCATGACGAGGACTTCGTCGGCTCCTGGAGCAAGGACCAGGACGAGGCCGTGATGAAGAAGCTCGCCGTGGTGCAGGAGAAGCTCACCCAGCAGGGCCGGCTTGGGCCGGTGGCCCGGCTGCTGCCGACCACCGCGGCGGCGACCTTGCGCAAGGAAGACCCGCCGCTGGTGCTCGACGGTCCGTATGCCGAGACCAAGGAGCAGTTGCTCGGCTTCTACATCGTCGACTGCAAGAACCTGGACGACGCCCTGGACGTCGCGCGCGACCTTGGAGCTGCCAATCCCGGCGGCGCCTATGAGGTGCGTCCCGTCGGCGTGTTCCGGCCCGGAGGAATTTCGGCGTGA
- a CDS encoding SRPBCC family protein, whose product MLKAVAIVAVVLAIGIAGVLVLASTKPDTFRVERSLALKAPAEAVYPLVADFHFWTSWSPYEGRDPAMKRTYGGAAAGKGAAYGWDGNNNVGAGHMEILEASTPSKLRIKLDFERPFEGHNTAEFTFVPQGDATLVTWAMYGPAPFMSKVMQVFVNMDNMIGKDFETGLASLKKLTEK is encoded by the coding sequence ATGCTGAAAGCTGTTGCCATTGTCGCTGTCGTGCTTGCGATCGGGATTGCGGGCGTTCTCGTTCTCGCATCGACAAAGCCCGACACGTTCCGGGTGGAGCGCTCACTGGCGCTGAAGGCGCCGGCCGAAGCCGTCTATCCACTCGTCGCCGATTTCCACTTCTGGACCAGCTGGTCGCCCTATGAAGGGCGCGATCCCGCAATGAAGCGGACCTACGGGGGAGCTGCGGCAGGGAAGGGCGCGGCCTATGGCTGGGACGGCAACAACAATGTCGGCGCCGGCCATATGGAGATCCTCGAGGCGAGCACGCCATCGAAGCTCCGCATCAAGCTCGATTTCGAACGCCCCTTCGAGGGGCACAACACCGCCGAGTTCACCTTTGTGCCGCAAGGTGATGCCACACTGGTCACCTGGGCGATGTACGGTCCGGCTCCGTTCATGTCCAAGGTAATGCAGGTCTTCGTCAACATGGACAACATGATCGGCAAGGATTTTGAAACTGGTCTCGCCAGTCTGAAGAAGCTCACCGAGAAGTAA
- a CDS encoding DUF2852 domain-containing protein, protein MAYTADVNRWRGPSDQYQSYERPRMLDTPWHPGWIAVTILGFIIWWPIGLALLFFTLGSRRMSCWSNQDRWQNKMERMQFKMDRMRDRMERRGFGFGFGPPSSGNRAFDEYRSETLRRLEEEQVEFKNFLDRLRHAKDKEEFDQFMAQHKTRPTPPPADQQQG, encoded by the coding sequence ATGGCCTACACCGCTGATGTCAATCGCTGGCGCGGCCCCTCGGACCAATACCAATCCTACGAGCGGCCCCGCATGCTCGATACGCCCTGGCATCCTGGCTGGATTGCCGTGACCATCCTCGGCTTCATCATCTGGTGGCCGATCGGACTTGCCCTTCTCTTTTTCACACTCGGGAGCAGAAGAATGTCGTGCTGGAGCAATCAGGATCGCTGGCAGAACAAGATGGAGCGGATGCAGTTCAAGATGGACCGCATGCGCGACCGCATGGAGCGCCGCGGCTTCGGCTTTGGTTTCGGCCCGCCGTCCTCCGGCAACCGCGCCTTCGACGAGTACCGCTCTGAAACGCTGCGCCGTCTCGAGGAAGAGCAGGTCGAGTTCAAGAACTTCCTCGATCGTCTGCGTCACGCCAAGGACAAGGAAGAGTTCGACCAGTTCATGGCCCAGCACAAGACGCGTCCGACGCCGCCGCCGGCCGACCAGCAGCAAGGCTGA
- a CDS encoding 2-hydroxyacid dehydrogenase: MSMGTLAVLINSTQQNWLPERWKARFDAICSGRRVVLLPDASLDPAEVHYAAVWKPVPGDLGSFPNLRAIFNLGAGVDALMADKSLPDVPLVRVAVPDLTNRMTEYVVLHVLMHHRQELYLRDCQRAKRWEPKYQWPASAVAVGVMGLGTLGADAAEVLRRLGFRVIGWSRSPRTIEGVECFHGSAGMDAFLRKTDILVSLLPLTPDTHGILNRDVFSKLNRTSPLGAPVLINAGRGGLQNEADILACLDDGTLGAASLDVFVQEPQPADSRFWTHPKVVLTPHNAADTDADAISAYVAEQIATFEAGGALQNVVDRGRGY; the protein is encoded by the coding sequence ATGAGCATGGGCACACTGGCCGTCCTGATCAACAGCACCCAGCAGAACTGGCTGCCGGAGCGCTGGAAGGCCCGGTTCGACGCCATCTGCAGCGGCCGTCGCGTGGTGCTGCTGCCCGATGCCTCGCTCGATCCGGCCGAAGTGCACTATGCCGCGGTGTGGAAGCCGGTGCCGGGTGACCTCGGCTCATTCCCCAATCTGCGGGCAATCTTCAACCTCGGCGCCGGCGTCGATGCATTGATGGCCGACAAGAGCCTGCCTGATGTGCCGCTGGTGCGCGTCGCGGTGCCTGATCTCACCAACCGCATGACCGAATATGTCGTGCTGCACGTGCTGATGCACCATCGGCAGGAGCTTTACCTGCGCGACTGTCAGCGCGCCAAGCGCTGGGAGCCGAAATATCAATGGCCTGCGAGCGCAGTCGCGGTCGGCGTCATGGGCCTCGGCACGTTGGGTGCCGATGCCGCCGAGGTGCTGCGGCGGCTCGGCTTCCGTGTCATCGGCTGGAGCCGCAGCCCGCGCACGATCGAGGGTGTCGAATGCTTTCATGGCAGCGCCGGCATGGACGCATTCCTGCGCAAGACTGATATCTTGGTGTCGCTGTTGCCGCTGACGCCTGACACGCACGGCATCCTCAATCGCGACGTCTTCTCCAAGCTCAACCGCACCAGCCCGCTCGGCGCGCCCGTGCTGATCAATGCCGGCCGAGGGGGTTTGCAGAACGAGGCCGATATCCTCGCCTGTCTCGACGACGGCACGCTGGGTGCCGCTTCGCTCGACGTGTTTGTGCAGGAACCGCAGCCCGCGGACAGCCGGTTCTGGACCCATCCCAAGGTGGTGCTGACGCCGCACAACGCCGCCGACACCGATGCGGATGCGATCTCGGCTTATGTCGCCGAGCAGATCGCGACGTTCGAGGCGGGCGGCGCGCTGCAGAACGTGGTGGATCGCGGGAGGGGATATTAG
- a CDS encoding methyl-accepting chemotaxis protein, with the protein MRTSLGLRMRITVALAVTAAATALIAVLGAMWIIAGIIDRADQRELRSHYDALLSRIAEESHRAAAMSTVVAAMPATQEAMAKQDREALVRLFGPVLAATKSEYGVEQFQFHTPPATSFLRVHQPAKFGDDLSSFRKTVVDANQERKVVVGLEGGVAGLGIRGVVPIAQAGKHLGSVEFGLTFGQSFLEDFKLNRHVDIAFHLADSSGFKLFGGTLKGKSFFEPADYGRATAGEFTLRQGKLDTTPVAALLGPIKDFSGKPLGAVELVMDNADYVSSADRAWMLAIGIAVLGLILAALVGYLIARSISRPILSITSVMRELADGRLDVAVPESKANDEVGAMVKAVGVFRDNAVNFSKLQADQLEAKVQSEAEKRRAFAALADNFEASIRDVVTTVSSAAVEMEHTARSMSAIVEQSRQQTRTVSSASALASENVQTVAAAAEELSSSMAEISRRLAHATEVVGKAASDGKASNARVQSLADAAQKIGDVVSFINGIAGQTNLLALNATIEAARAGEAGRGFAVVASEVKALATQTAKATEEIGAQVTAVQGETSGAVNGIQSICATIREVDEISAAIAAAVGQQGTATQEIAQNVQQAAARTGEVSQNIAGVTDGIAATGTAAEEVLVSAIELSKQSQRLRDEVDRFLAQIRAA; encoded by the coding sequence ATGCGGACCAGCCTTGGCCTCAGGATGCGGATCACGGTTGCGCTCGCCGTGACAGCGGCGGCAACCGCGCTGATCGCGGTGCTCGGCGCGATGTGGATCATTGCGGGCATCATCGACCGCGCCGACCAACGGGAACTGCGCAGTCATTATGATGCGCTGCTGTCGCGCATCGCCGAAGAGTCCCACCGCGCCGCCGCCATGAGCACGGTCGTGGCCGCGATGCCGGCGACGCAGGAAGCGATGGCCAAGCAAGACCGCGAGGCCCTGGTGCGGCTGTTCGGACCTGTGCTCGCTGCCACCAAATCGGAATACGGCGTCGAGCAGTTCCAGTTCCATACGCCGCCCGCGACGTCCTTCCTGCGCGTGCACCAGCCGGCGAAGTTCGGCGACGACCTCTCGAGCTTCCGCAAAACCGTGGTCGACGCCAATCAGGAACGCAAGGTCGTGGTCGGCCTCGAAGGCGGCGTCGCCGGTCTTGGCATCCGCGGCGTGGTGCCGATCGCGCAAGCAGGCAAGCATCTCGGCTCGGTGGAATTCGGCCTGACCTTCGGCCAGTCCTTCCTGGAGGATTTCAAGCTCAACCGCCACGTCGATATCGCCTTCCATCTCGCCGACAGTTCGGGTTTCAAGCTGTTCGGCGGTACGCTAAAGGGCAAAAGCTTCTTCGAGCCAGCCGATTACGGCCGCGCAACCGCCGGCGAGTTCACGCTGCGCCAGGGCAAGCTCGACACCACGCCGGTCGCCGCGCTGCTCGGGCCGATCAAGGACTTTTCCGGAAAGCCGCTCGGCGCGGTCGAGCTGGTGATGGACAACGCCGATTATGTGAGCTCGGCCGACCGCGCATGGATGCTCGCGATCGGCATCGCCGTCCTCGGGCTGATCCTCGCCGCCCTCGTCGGCTATCTCATCGCCCGGAGCATCTCGCGTCCGATCCTGTCGATCACATCAGTGATGCGCGAGCTCGCCGACGGCCGGCTCGACGTCGCCGTTCCCGAGAGCAAGGCGAATGACGAAGTCGGCGCGATGGTGAAGGCGGTCGGTGTGTTCCGCGACAACGCCGTCAATTTCAGCAAGCTCCAGGCCGATCAGCTCGAGGCCAAGGTGCAGTCCGAGGCCGAGAAACGGCGCGCCTTTGCAGCACTCGCCGACAATTTCGAGGCATCCATACGCGACGTCGTCACCACGGTGTCTTCCGCTGCGGTCGAGATGGAGCATACCGCGCGCTCGATGTCCGCCATCGTCGAGCAGTCGCGGCAGCAGACCCGCACGGTATCGTCGGCCTCGGCCCTGGCCTCCGAGAACGTGCAGACCGTGGCGGCTGCGGCGGAGGAATTGTCCTCGTCGATGGCCGAGATCAGCCGTCGCCTGGCGCACGCGACCGAAGTGGTGGGCAAAGCCGCAAGCGACGGAAAGGCGTCGAATGCGCGCGTCCAGAGCCTCGCGGATGCCGCGCAAAAAATCGGCGACGTCGTCTCCTTCATCAACGGCATCGCCGGCCAGACCAACCTGCTGGCGCTGAATGCGACGATCGAGGCGGCGCGCGCGGGCGAAGCCGGCCGCGGCTTTGCGGTGGTCGCATCCGAGGTCAAGGCACTGGCGACCCAGACGGCAAAGGCGACGGAAGAAATCGGCGCGCAGGTGACGGCCGTTCAGGGCGAGACATCAGGCGCGGTGAATGGGATCCAGTCGATCTGCGCGACCATCCGCGAAGTCGACGAAATCTCCGCCGCGATCGCGGCGGCCGTCGGCCAGCAGGGCACGGCGACCCAGGAGATCGCGCAGAACGTCCAGCAGGCCGCCGCGCGCACCGGCGAGGTCTCGCAGAACATCGCAGGGGTCACCGACGGCATCGCAGCGACGGGCACGGCCGCGGAAGAGGTGCTGGTTTCGGCGATCGAGCTGTCGAAGCAGTCGCAGCGCCTGCGCGACGAGGTGGATCGTTTTCTCGCGCAGATCCGGGCGGCTTAG
- a CDS encoding VOC family protein produces MLNPYLFYQDTCEAAFNFYAKVLGGKIDAMMRASDAPPEMPATPGREKTIMHARMSLPDGSVLMASDAPGEHFHKPQGFSISLTIADPAEGERKFNALADGGSVTMPFSKTFWAKGFGMCVDKFGVPWMVNCPAEGM; encoded by the coding sequence ATGCTCAACCCCTATCTGTTTTATCAGGACACTTGCGAAGCGGCGTTCAACTTCTACGCCAAGGTTCTCGGCGGCAAGATCGACGCAATGATGCGCGCCTCCGATGCACCACCGGAGATGCCTGCCACGCCCGGTCGCGAGAAGACGATCATGCATGCCCGGATGTCGCTGCCCGATGGCAGCGTGTTGATGGCCTCGGACGCGCCGGGCGAGCATTTTCACAAGCCGCAGGGGTTTTCGATCTCGCTCACGATTGCTGACCCCGCGGAGGGCGAGCGCAAGTTCAACGCGCTCGCCGACGGCGGCAGCGTCACCATGCCCTTCAGCAAGACGTTCTGGGCCAAGGGCTTCGGCATGTGCGTCGACAAGTTTGGTGTTCCCTGGATGGTGAACTGCCCGGCCGAAGGCATGTGA
- a CDS encoding RNA polymerase sigma factor, with protein sequence MSDTDTAWIETALTSARPQAVGALLRYFRDLDTAEEAFQNACLRALKTWPQNGPPRDPAAWLIMVGRNVAIDEVRRTRKQQPLPEDDQAISDLDDAEGALAERLDGSHYRDDILRLMFICCHPQLPATQQIALALRIVSGLTVKQIARAFLVSEAAMEQRITRAKAKVAEAGTPFEAPGAIERSERLAGVAAMIYLIFNEGYSASGDTAEIRKPLCEEAIRLARLLLRLFQSEPEIMGLTALILLQHARSAARIAADGSLILLDDQDRSLWNRTMIAEGLALIDKAIRHRRSGPYQIQAAIAALHARAATPQETDWAQIDLLYGALEVVQPSPVVTLNRAVAVSKVRGPQAALDLIEPLAPKLANYFHFYGVRGAFLMQLGRNDEARVAFDRAIALANTSAEAAHIRMHIDRLIRDSQPKGARAG encoded by the coding sequence GTGAGCGACACCGATACCGCCTGGATCGAGACCGCGCTGACCTCGGCGCGACCCCAGGCGGTCGGCGCACTGTTGCGCTATTTCCGCGATCTCGATACGGCCGAGGAAGCCTTTCAGAATGCGTGCCTGCGGGCGCTCAAAACCTGGCCGCAGAACGGACCGCCACGCGATCCCGCAGCCTGGCTGATCATGGTCGGCCGCAACGTCGCGATCGACGAGGTCCGCCGCACCCGCAAGCAGCAGCCGCTGCCCGAGGACGACCAGGCGATCTCCGACCTCGACGATGCCGAAGGCGCGCTCGCCGAGCGGCTCGACGGCTCGCACTACCGCGACGATATCCTGCGGTTGATGTTCATCTGCTGCCATCCGCAATTGCCGGCGACGCAGCAGATCGCGCTGGCGCTGCGCATCGTCTCCGGGCTCACGGTGAAGCAGATCGCGCGCGCCTTCCTGGTCTCGGAGGCCGCGATGGAGCAGCGCATCACCCGCGCCAAGGCCAAGGTCGCGGAGGCGGGGACGCCGTTCGAAGCGCCGGGCGCGATCGAGCGCTCCGAGCGGCTCGCCGGCGTCGCCGCGATGATCTATCTGATCTTCAACGAGGGCTATTCGGCGAGCGGCGACACCGCCGAGATCCGCAAGCCGCTGTGCGAGGAGGCGATCCGGCTGGCGCGGCTGCTGCTCCGGCTGTTCCAGAGCGAGCCGGAGATCATGGGCCTGACGGCGCTGATCCTGTTGCAGCATGCGCGCAGTGCGGCGCGCATTGCCGCGGACGGCTCGCTGATCCTGCTCGACGACCAGGACCGCTCGCTCTGGAACCGCACCATGATCGCGGAGGGTCTCGCGCTGATCGACAAGGCGATCCGCCACCGCCGCAGCGGTCCCTACCAGATCCAGGCCGCGATTGCCGCGCTGCATGCGCGCGCCGCGACGCCCCAGGAGACCGACTGGGCTCAGATCGACCTGCTCTACGGCGCGCTGGAGGTGGTGCAGCCCTCGCCGGTGGTGACGCTCAACCGCGCGGTTGCCGTGTCCAAGGTGCGCGGGCCGCAGGCCGCGCTCGATCTGATCGAGCCGCTGGCCCCGAAGCTTGCCAATTACTTCCATTTCTACGGCGTGCGCGGCGCCTTCCTGATGCAACTCGGCCGTAACGACGAAGCCCGCGTTGCCTTCGACCGCGCCATTGCCCTCGCCAACACCTCGGCCGAGGCCGCCCATATCCGCATGCACATCGATCGCCTGATCCGGGACAGCCAGCCGAAGGGGGCGAGGGCGGGTTAG
- a CDS encoding YciI family protein, which yields MSTDTYLAVFLGSKTSPKWTAWNAMSEAERKAKEQEGMAAWKSWVEKHQGAIQAMGGPLGKTKKVDGGGVTDIANEMGAFTVVRAASHEAAAKMFENHPHFAIFPGERVEIMPVLPIPGG from the coding sequence ATGAGCACCGACACCTATCTCGCCGTATTCCTCGGCAGCAAGACTAGCCCGAAATGGACTGCGTGGAATGCGATGTCCGAGGCCGAGCGAAAGGCGAAGGAACAGGAAGGCATGGCGGCCTGGAAGAGCTGGGTCGAAAAGCACCAGGGCGCCATCCAGGCGATGGGCGGTCCGCTCGGCAAGACCAAGAAGGTCGACGGAGGGGGCGTCACCGACATCGCCAACGAGATGGGCGCCTTCACCGTGGTCCGCGCCGCCTCGCACGAAGCGGCTGCAAAGATGTTCGAGAACCATCCGCATTTCGCGATTTTCCCCGGTGAGCGTGTCGAGATCATGCCGGTGCTGCCGATCCCGGGCGGTTAG
- a CDS encoding SDR family NAD(P)-dependent oxidoreductase, translating to MTSSPAKVALVTGAARGIGLATAKRFLAEGWRVALLDIAGEQQASAAAALQSPDTTLAITCDVSDAAAVASAMAAVMSRFGRLDALINNAGVAVFAPVLETSDADWNRIMTVNLTGPFLCTKAAVPLMREQGGGAIVNITSISAVRASTLRSAYGTSKAGLAHLTKQLAVELASLNIRVNAVAPGPVDTAMAKQVHTREIRADYHDAIPLNRYGLEEELAEAIFFLCSERASYITGQILAVDGGFDAAGIGLPTLRGERRNG from the coding sequence ATGACCTCCTCCCCGGCCAAAGTTGCCCTCGTCACCGGTGCCGCCCGCGGGATCGGGCTGGCCACGGCGAAACGCTTCCTCGCCGAAGGATGGCGCGTGGCGCTGCTCGATATCGCCGGAGAGCAGCAGGCCAGCGCAGCAGCAGCGCTGCAAAGTCCCGACACCACGCTGGCGATCACCTGCGACGTATCCGACGCAGCCGCCGTGGCATCTGCGATGGCCGCGGTGATGAGCCGCTTCGGCCGGCTCGATGCTCTCATCAACAATGCCGGCGTCGCCGTGTTCGCGCCTGTGCTGGAAACCAGCGACGCCGACTGGAACAGGATCATGACGGTCAATCTCACCGGTCCTTTCCTCTGCACCAAGGCGGCCGTGCCGCTGATGCGCGAGCAGGGCGGCGGCGCCATCGTCAACATCACCTCGATTTCGGCCGTTCGCGCCTCGACGCTGCGTTCGGCCTACGGCACCAGCAAGGCCGGGCTCGCGCACCTCACCAAGCAGCTCGCGGTCGAGCTAGCCTCGCTCAACATCCGCGTCAACGCGGTCGCGCCCGGGCCGGTCGACACCGCGATGGCGAAGCAAGTGCACACCAGGGAGATCCGCGCCGACTATCACGACGCCATCCCGCTCAATCGGTACGGTCTGGAGGAGGAACTCGCCGAGGCGATCTTCTTCCTGTGCTCGGAACGGGCGAGCTACATCACCGGCCAAATTTTGGCCGTCGATGGCGGCTTCGATGCGGCGGGCATCGGCCTGCCGACGCTGCGCGGCGAACGAAGAAACGGGTAG
- a CDS encoding YciI family protein, whose protein sequence is MRFMMLMIPLGYETAPADVQFDPERVAAMMRYSEDLKNAEVLITLDGLHPPSMGARVSFASGAPVVTDGPFAEAKEVLGGYWMIEVGSRDEAIAWAKKCPAAANEIIEIRQVQEMADVPSDLQAAAAGFAI, encoded by the coding sequence ATGCGATTCATGATGCTGATGATCCCGCTCGGCTATGAGACCGCGCCGGCCGACGTGCAGTTCGATCCCGAGCGGGTTGCCGCGATGATGCGCTACAGCGAGGATCTGAAGAATGCCGAGGTGCTGATCACCTTGGATGGCTTGCATCCACCGTCGATGGGTGCGCGCGTCTCGTTTGCGAGCGGCGCGCCTGTCGTGACCGACGGTCCCTTTGCGGAAGCCAAGGAAGTGCTGGGCGGCTACTGGATGATCGAGGTCGGCTCGCGCGATGAGGCCATCGCCTGGGCGAAGAAGTGCCCGGCCGCGGCCAACGAGATCATCGAGATCCGCCAGGTGCAGGAAATGGCCGACGTCCCGTCCGATCTGCAGGCCGCCGCCGCCGGTTTCGCGATTTGA
- a CDS encoding TetR/AcrR family transcriptional regulator, translating to MSWRKEQRRAERGYHHGNLKEALLQAALGLIAEKGAAGFTFADAARMAGVSAAAPYRHFRDRDELLSSIAQRGFEQFEARLTAAWDDGRPDTVTAFERVGRAYLAFAREEPAFYNAMFESGLPVDANPALQAASERAFNIIRAAAERLAALAPPGMPRPPAMMMALHIWSMSHGVASLFSRGDAARRKLPMSPDELLEAEVLIYLRGLGFPTDRRPAGKGAEPPPVPPEASSGSGVPPGGPWGKPKIKLRK from the coding sequence ATGAGCTGGCGCAAGGAGCAGCGCCGCGCCGAGCGCGGCTATCACCACGGCAATCTGAAGGAAGCACTTCTGCAGGCCGCCCTCGGGCTGATCGCCGAGAAGGGCGCGGCCGGCTTTACCTTTGCCGATGCCGCACGCATGGCCGGCGTCAGCGCCGCGGCGCCTTACCGGCATTTTCGCGATCGGGATGAATTGTTGTCCTCGATCGCCCAGCGCGGGTTCGAGCAGTTCGAAGCACGTCTCACCGCAGCTTGGGACGACGGGCGCCCCGACACCGTCACCGCGTTCGAGCGCGTCGGCCGGGCCTATCTCGCCTTCGCCCGCGAGGAGCCGGCATTCTACAATGCGATGTTCGAATCCGGCCTGCCGGTCGATGCCAATCCGGCGCTGCAGGCCGCAAGCGAACGCGCCTTTAACATTATTCGCGCTGCCGCCGAGCGGCTCGCGGCGCTCGCGCCGCCGGGCATGCCGCGTCCGCCGGCGATGATGATGGCGCTGCACATCTGGTCGATGTCGCACGGCGTCGCCTCGTTGTTCTCGCGCGGCGATGCGGCGCGACGAAAGCTGCCGATGTCGCCGGACGAGCTGCTCGAGGCCGAGGTGCTGATCTATCTGCGCGGCCTCGGCTTCCCAACCGATCGCCGGCCGGCGGGCAAGGGCGCCGAGCCGCCCCCGGTGCCGCCGGAGGCCTCCTCCGGTTCTGGCGTGCCGCCCGGCGGTCCTTGGGGCAAGCCGAAAATAAAATTGCGCAAATAA